The following coding sequences are from one uncultured Desulfobacter sp. window:
- a CDS encoding chemotaxis protein CheW, with amino-acid sequence MDKETQETASNDIEFSTFYVGGAVCGIDILNIQEINKHFEITQVPQSSEYVKGILNLRGRIVTIIDLGKKLGLSPVAPSKDNRNIIVNSEDEHIGLLVDSISDVVITQKENIESAPSNIGGVQGKYFQGVLKTKNQLIGILNIDEVLKE; translated from the coding sequence ATGGACAAAGAGACCCAAGAGACCGCATCCAATGACATAGAGTTCTCCACATTCTATGTTGGCGGGGCTGTTTGCGGCATCGACATATTAAATATCCAGGAAATCAATAAGCATTTTGAGATTACCCAGGTGCCCCAGTCATCTGAATACGTCAAAGGCATATTGAATCTTCGGGGCAGAATTGTAACCATCATTGACTTAGGCAAAAAACTGGGGCTATCCCCGGTGGCCCCAAGCAAAGACAACCGAAACATCATTGTTAATTCGGAAGATGAACATATCGGGCTTTTAGTGGACTCCATCTCCGATGTGGTGATCACCCAGAAAGAGAACATTGAGTCCGCACCTTCAAATATCGGCGGCGTCCAGGGTAAATATTTCCAGGGTGTTTTAAAAACAAAAAATCAATTAATCGGTATTCTAAATATTGACGAGGTGCTCAAAGAATAA
- a CDS encoding chemotaxis response regulator protein-glutamate methylesterase — translation MNTIKVLVVDDTIVYRKIVGDALKQMPGIEVVGTANNGKIALSKIKTLKPDLMTLDIEMPEMNGIELLQELQGMENPPLVIMVSTLTHQGGELTLRAMELGAFDVLPKPEEGKMAENMLKVKQTLEPIVKHVKRHKFGIIDRPVRPKPAAKVTPKATEFKATTRPARSRPAVIRSKSEIIGIGISTGGPNALSKMIPMLPKDLKVPVLIVQHMPPVFTASLANSLDKKSAIEVREARDGDTIKPGTVLIAPGGKQMKIVAGADGLTRKIKITDDPPENSCKPSADYLFRSIAQHYVGRATGVIMTGMGSDGSKGLVQMKNNGSVIIAQDEKTCTVYGMPKEPTESGIVDVIAPLEKIADEIVKTV, via the coding sequence ATGAACACCATCAAAGTTCTTGTTGTTGATGATACAATTGTTTATCGAAAAATTGTTGGAGATGCACTCAAGCAGATGCCGGGCATTGAAGTGGTGGGAACCGCCAACAACGGAAAAATTGCACTTTCAAAAATAAAAACCCTTAAACCGGATTTGATGACCCTGGATATTGAAATGCCGGAAATGAACGGCATTGAACTTCTTCAAGAGCTTCAGGGCATGGAAAACCCGCCGTTGGTCATCATGGTCTCCACTTTGACCCACCAGGGTGGGGAACTGACCTTGCGGGCGATGGAGCTTGGTGCGTTTGACGTTCTGCCAAAGCCCGAAGAAGGCAAGATGGCAGAAAACATGCTCAAAGTAAAACAAACATTAGAACCGATTGTAAAGCATGTTAAACGCCACAAATTCGGCATAATTGATCGGCCGGTCCGGCCAAAACCTGCGGCCAAGGTTACCCCAAAGGCAACCGAATTTAAGGCAACTACTCGACCCGCACGATCCAGGCCGGCCGTTATCAGGTCTAAATCTGAGATTATAGGTATCGGCATATCCACGGGGGGCCCAAATGCATTATCAAAAATGATCCCCATGCTTCCCAAGGATTTGAAGGTCCCGGTTCTCATTGTACAGCATATGCCGCCGGTTTTTACGGCATCCCTTGCCAACAGTCTGGATAAAAAATCAGCCATTGAAGTTCGAGAGGCCAGGGATGGGGATACAATTAAACCGGGTACCGTACTCATTGCGCCCGGGGGAAAACAGATGAAAATTGTTGCCGGGGCGGACGGTTTGACCCGAAAAATAAAAATTACGGATGATCCACCGGAAAATTCGTGCAAACCCTCGGCGGACTATCTGTTTCGTTCCATTGCCCAGCACTATGTCGGCAGGGCCACAGGCGTCATCATGACCGGTATGGGCTCCGATGGTTCAAAAGGTCTTGTTCAGATGAAAAACAACGGCAGTGTTATTATTGCCCAGGATGAAAAAACATGCACCGTATACGGCATGCCCAAAGAACCCACTGAATCCGGGATAGTCGATGTCATCGCACCATTGGAAAAAATCGCAGATGAAATCGTAAAGACCGTTTAA
- a CDS encoding protein-glutamate O-methyltransferase CheR: MSKIKVTPEEFKTFAKYILDISGIALDVGKEYLLETRLNPLLSKYQCSSYADLMNKSKRGLNKELEGEIIDAISTNETYFFRDKSPFKLLQHKILPDLIDKRSKKSFGKPSIRIWSAANSTGQEIYSLAMTMIEMGVTIDKYNIRLFGTDISDAAIAKASYGVYNKFEVARGLEPARLNRFFEPKDDKYKVKDELRAMVQFKKMNLMKPFIGIGKYDIVLCRNVMIYFTTEDRRKIYTNISKVMEPDGYLLIGSTESLVNDTDLYASFRYLNSVFYQFKN, from the coding sequence ATGAGCAAAATCAAAGTAACGCCGGAAGAATTCAAAACATTTGCCAAGTATATCCTTGATATATCAGGGATCGCTCTGGATGTGGGGAAAGAATACCTTCTGGAGACCAGACTCAATCCTCTGCTTTCCAAATACCAGTGCAGTTCATATGCCGATTTAATGAATAAATCCAAACGCGGCTTGAATAAAGAGCTGGAAGGCGAAATTATTGATGCCATATCCACCAATGAAACCTATTTTTTCAGGGACAAATCACCTTTCAAGCTTCTCCAGCATAAAATACTGCCCGACCTGATTGACAAACGCTCCAAAAAAAGTTTCGGCAAGCCCAGCATCAGAATTTGGAGTGCCGCCAATTCAACGGGGCAGGAAATATACAGTCTTGCCATGACCATGATTGAAATGGGTGTAACCATTGATAAGTACAATATCAGGCTGTTTGGTACAGACATTTCCGATGCAGCCATAGCCAAGGCAAGCTACGGCGTTTACAATAAATTTGAAGTGGCCCGGGGGCTTGAACCGGCCAGGCTAAACAGATTTTTTGAACCTAAGGACGATAAATACAAGGTAAAAGATGAACTCCGGGCCATGGTTCAGTTTAAAAAAATGAATCTGATGAAACCCTTTATCGGTATTGGGAAATACGACATCGTCCTGTGCCGGAACGTCATGATCTACTTTACAACCGAAGATCGTCGGAAAATCTATACAAATATTTCAAAGGTTATGGAGCCGGACGGATATCTTTTAATCGGCTCCACAGAATCCTTGGTCAATGATACGGACCTTTATGCATCATTCAGATATTTGAACTCGGTATTTTACCAGTTCAAAAATTAG
- a CDS encoding HEAT repeat domain-containing protein, protein MSGINAKDFINELIFCLNEKDTVKAKALLQFASDANVDVKVQQMALAELAKGPEEVVFPLLEYLTKIDISDTTIQESLYDLILDKAYGNTHLVIEYITSNETKTRIQFIRAAGDLFLEETIPVLTQVAQNEADPEIIIPAINSLAVFRKPEHMEIFSSFTTNSDPDIIKAAIFAIGALPNPQAADTLVSFLCEDEVINKLVVQALAGKQELYDLEQITLLLSSPVTIIRDTAIDELINMGQKATPLLTKAFQNAEADYMVHLITTLGYIADQSAIPAIIDIINTMPKDANIRQAAYEAMERIPSPRTAICLVQGLQDPEESVRMSAARAVDKNLSKPLVAGLKNIVREKSPEAMSTVSALIDTDATNIFNFLMGEESFKELAGDHITQKASPATRKAFLKNMATIGQMDFAKEVAAKIIKTKEPEVSSSLKIVVVDDSKMMLKLYQNKLSVLGLACEIYHRPEEAVKRILSEKPDLVISDLNMPNISGLELTMEIRRKYPRAELPILMITTQSDFVEEKKGNMNVNASVLKKTGINRILHKPFSDSDFKESVFNLLNA, encoded by the coding sequence ATGAGCGGTATCAATGCAAAAGATTTTATAAATGAGCTGATCTTCTGTCTAAACGAAAAAGATACGGTTAAAGCCAAGGCCCTGCTTCAATTTGCATCGGATGCCAATGTAGATGTCAAGGTACAGCAAATGGCCCTGGCAGAACTGGCAAAAGGGCCTGAAGAAGTTGTTTTCCCCCTGCTTGAATACCTTACCAAAATAGACATTTCCGACACGACAATCCAGGAAAGCCTGTATGATTTAATTTTGGACAAAGCATATGGCAATACCCATTTGGTCATAGAGTATATTACCAGCAACGAAACAAAAACCCGAATTCAGTTTATCCGGGCAGCCGGAGATCTGTTTCTTGAAGAAACCATCCCGGTGCTGACCCAGGTTGCCCAAAACGAAGCAGACCCGGAAATAATTATCCCGGCCATTAATTCACTGGCAGTATTCCGCAAACCCGAGCATATGGAGATTTTTTCTTCGTTCACCACCAATTCAGATCCTGACATTATCAAAGCAGCTATTTTCGCCATTGGCGCACTGCCCAATCCCCAGGCGGCAGATACCCTGGTAAGTTTTTTATGCGAAGATGAAGTTATCAACAAACTGGTTGTTCAGGCCCTGGCAGGCAAGCAGGAACTTTACGACCTGGAGCAGATAACCCTTCTTCTATCGTCTCCTGTGACTATTATCAGGGATACGGCCATTGATGAACTGATTAACATGGGCCAAAAGGCCACACCGCTTCTGACCAAGGCATTCCAGAATGCAGAAGCCGACTATATGGTGCACCTGATCACCACCTTGGGGTACATAGCGGATCAATCTGCCATTCCCGCCATCATCGACATTATCAATACCATGCCCAAGGATGCCAACATCCGCCAGGCAGCTTATGAAGCCATGGAACGGATTCCGTCCCCCCGCACAGCCATCTGCCTGGTCCAGGGTCTCCAGGACCCGGAAGAATCCGTGCGCATGAGTGCGGCCCGGGCCGTTGATAAAAACCTGTCAAAACCATTGGTGGCCGGATTGAAAAATATTGTCCGGGAAAAATCCCCCGAAGCGATGTCAACGGTCAGTGCACTCATAGACACGGATGCAACCAATATTTTCAATTTCCTCATGGGAGAAGAGTCATTCAAAGAACTTGCCGGTGACCATATTACCCAAAAAGCATCCCCTGCCACCCGCAAGGCGTTCTTGAAAAATATGGCCACCATCGGCCAGATGGACTTCGCCAAAGAGGTCGCAGCCAAAATCATCAAAACCAAAGAGCCGGAAGTGTCCTCTTCACTGAAAATTGTTGTGGTGGATGATTCAAAGATGATGCTCAAACTCTACCAGAACAAGTTGTCGGTTCTGGGCCTTGCCTGTGAAATATACCACCGCCCCGAAGAGGCGGTGAAACGGATCCTGTCCGAAAAGCCGGACCTCGTCATTTCAGATTTGAACATGCCCAATATCAGTGGTCTGGAACTTACCATGGAGATAAGGCGCAAATACCCCAGAGCGGAGCTGCCCATTTTGATGATCACCACCCAGAGTGATTTTGTGGAAGAAAAAAAGGGAAATATGAATGTCAACGCGTCCGTCTTGAAAAAAACAGGGATCAATAGAATCCTTCACAAACCCTTTAGTGACAGCGACTTTAAAGAATCCGTCTTTAATCTGCTCAATGCATAA
- a CDS encoding N-acetyltransferase has product MIRKALIHDVAPIHALLQFYAEKGELLGRPLSNLYDHLRDFWVYEDEETGTITGCAALAFCWDDIAEIRSVAVKEEYNGRGIGSALTERCIQEAFYFKLKTLFALTYRPDFFARFGFKITEKTNLPMVKIWAGCLDCVKFPDCDEIAMIKEL; this is encoded by the coding sequence ATGATAAGAAAAGCCCTCATCCATGATGTTGCCCCCATACACGCCCTGCTTCAATTTTATGCTGAAAAAGGAGAGCTTTTAGGCCGCCCGTTAAGTAATCTTTACGATCACTTACGAGATTTTTGGGTATATGAGGATGAAGAGACCGGCACGATAACCGGTTGTGCCGCCCTGGCCTTTTGCTGGGATGATATCGCCGAAATACGATCTGTTGCAGTAAAAGAAGAATACAACGGCCGGGGAATCGGATCCGCGCTCACAGAACGCTGTATCCAGGAGGCCTTCTACTTTAAATTAAAAACCCTGTTTGCCCTGACCTACCGGCCTGATTTTTTTGCTCGTTTCGGTTTTAAAATCACGGAAAAAACCAACCTGCCCATGGTCAAGATCTGGGCCGGTTGCCTGGACTGTGTTAAATTTCCAGATTGTGATGAAATTGCAATGATCAAAGAGTTATAA
- a CDS encoding phosphoglycerate kinase: MRSVRDIDVNGKTLFIRVDYNLPMDDQGNITDDNRIRATLELITYLIEKKAKLVLASHLGRPKGGRDKKFSLKPAAVRLSELLDMPVAFVNDCIGDAVKTQVQALEPGQILMLENLRFHEEEKKNDPEFAKALADLCDVYVNNAFAVSHRDQASVTGITRYAKSSAAGFLLEKEVRSYYDSVEHPKKPLVVVIGGAKVSSKLAALENMLKFVDCMVIGGAMANTFLAANGVDTKGSMIETDLIQTAADIMAHAKAKGIDLLLPVDLVVADRFDKDAQSRTVSLDEIPDGWMALDIGPGTAKNFADAIANAGTIVWNGPMGVFEMEPFSPGTQTIADAIARSSAFSVVGGGDTGLAAKQCGISEKVSYISTGGGAFLHMMEGKVLPGVAVLE; the protein is encoded by the coding sequence ATGAGATCTGTTAGAGACATAGATGTAAACGGTAAAACCCTTTTTATCCGGGTGGACTACAATTTACCCATGGACGACCAGGGGAATATTACAGATGATAATCGGATCCGGGCCACCCTGGAGCTGATTACCTATTTGATTGAAAAAAAGGCCAAACTGGTTCTGGCGTCCCACCTGGGACGGCCCAAAGGCGGCCGTGACAAAAAATTCAGCCTTAAACCCGCAGCCGTCAGATTATCCGAACTTTTAGATATGCCGGTGGCATTTGTTAATGACTGCATTGGCGATGCGGTGAAAACCCAGGTTCAAGCCCTTGAACCCGGACAGATTCTGATGCTTGAAAATTTAAGATTTCACGAAGAAGAGAAAAAAAACGATCCTGAATTTGCCAAGGCCCTGGCAGACCTTTGTGATGTATATGTGAACAATGCCTTTGCCGTATCCCACCGGGACCAGGCCTCGGTCACCGGCATCACCAGGTATGCGAAATCGTCTGCCGCCGGTTTTCTGCTTGAAAAAGAGGTGCGTTCATACTACGATTCTGTGGAACATCCTAAAAAACCGCTGGTGGTCGTAATTGGCGGTGCAAAAGTTTCCAGTAAGCTGGCCGCCCTTGAAAATATGCTCAAATTTGTGGACTGCATGGTTATCGGTGGCGCCATGGCCAATACTTTCCTTGCGGCAAATGGCGTGGATACCAAGGGCTCTATGATTGAAACGGATCTGATCCAGACTGCGGCAGATATTATGGCCCATGCAAAGGCAAAGGGCATAGACCTGCTTTTACCCGTAGATCTGGTCGTTGCAGATCGTTTTGATAAGGATGCCCAGTCGCGAACCGTTTCTTTGGATGAAATTCCGGATGGCTGGATGGCCCTGGATATTGGCCCCGGGACAGCCAAAAATTTTGCCGACGCCATTGCCAATGCCGGCACCATAGTGTGGAACGGCCCCATGGGGGTGTTTGAAATGGAGCCGTTTTCCCCAGGTACCCAGACCATCGCGGATGCCATTGCCCGTTCTTCTGCTTTCTCTGTTGTGGGCGGCGGTGATACGGGTCTTGCAGCCAAACAATGCGGAATTAGCGAAAAGGTCAGTTATATCTCCACGGGCGGCGGCGCTTTTTTGCACATGATGGAAGGCAAAGTGCTGCCGGGCGTGGCTGTTCTCGAATAG
- the radC gene encoding DNA repair protein RadC, which produces MTRETTNKGAGHRQRLRERFLRAGLSGFHDYEVLELLLALNTPRKDTKQAAKDLLAAFKTLPRVLEADTQALCRVKGVGPANSFGIHLIKAVADRYLETRIVKMDVVSNPESLIAYLNQIIGYKNKELFLGIFLDAKNRVMASEVLFTGTLSASAVYPREVIARSIAHNAASVVFAHNHPSGDITPSAQDIRITRTLFFALAFAGIHIHDHLVTGSQGYYSFAAQGVMAQLQKEFEQIK; this is translated from the coding sequence ATGACCAGGGAGACGACGAATAAAGGGGCAGGGCATCGGCAGCGCCTGAGGGAGCGTTTTCTTCGGGCCGGCCTGTCAGGGTTTCATGACTATGAAGTCCTGGAACTGCTGTTGGCGTTGAACACCCCCCGCAAGGACACCAAGCAGGCCGCCAAAGATCTTTTAGCGGCCTTCAAAACCCTGCCCCGGGTTCTGGAGGCCGATACCCAGGCCCTTTGCCGGGTTAAAGGCGTGGGGCCGGCCAACAGCTTCGGGATTCATCTGATCAAGGCGGTGGCGGACCGCTATCTTGAAACCCGGATCGTTAAAATGGACGTGGTCAGTAATCCTGAAAGCCTGATTGCATATTTAAATCAGATCATTGGTTACAAGAATAAAGAGCTTTTTCTAGGGATATTCCTGGATGCCAAAAACAGAGTCATGGCATCGGAGGTCCTTTTTACCGGTACCCTGTCAGCCTCGGCTGTCTATCCACGGGAGGTGATTGCACGCAGCATTGCACACAATGCGGCGTCTGTGGTGTTTGCCCATAATCACCCGTCCGGGGATATCACACCGTCAGCCCAGGATATCCGTATTACCCGCACCCTGTTTTTTGCCTTGGCATTTGCCGGTATTCATATCCACGACCATCTTGTCACAGGCAGCCAGGGGTATTACAGTTTTGCCGCCCAGGGGGTAATGGCACAGTTGCAAAAGGAGTTTGAGCAGATTAAATGA
- the gyrA gene encoding DNA gyrase subunit A — protein MIQNQSTSIEKEMRQSYLEYAMSVIIGRALPDVRDGLKPVHRRVLYAMQQLHNDWNKPYKKSARIVGDVIGKYHPHGDSAVYDTIVRMAQDFSLRYTLVDGQGNFGSVDGDSPAAMRYTEIRMRKLSHQMLADLEKETVEFIPNYDETIEEPAVLPTKFPALLVNGSSGIAVGMTTNVPPHNISEVIAGLKALIDNPDMDTRALMAHIPGPDFPTYGHIYGTKGIFEAYDTGRGIITLRAKVEVEENKKNGQETIVVTELPYQVNKAKVVEKIAELVRDKVITGVSYVRDESDRQGMRMAIGLKRDQIAEVVINQLYKHTNMQTSFGIIFLAVVKNRPELLSLKEILNHFISHRANVIIRRTRYDLRKAEERAHILEGLKVALDNLDEVVALIRASQSPEEARNGLITRFELTEIQAQAILDMRLQRLTGLEREKIETEYQGLLKDIAWYKEILGSETVVRGLIKDELTELNEEFGDGRRTRIVESTAEISIEDLIAEEDMVVTVTRSGYIKRNPITLYASQHRGGKGKTAMGTKSDDFVEHLFVASTHATFLFITNFGKVYQAKVYELPMAGRSSLGKAIVNLLNFDEGEKLATVLTVDEFTENRYVVMATKNGRVKKTELMAYSRPRAGGLIGVKLAEGDELISARITDGTQEIFLGSEGGKVIRFNEEDVRDVGRGSMGVRGMRIEEDARLVGMEVLGDEDTLLTVTENGYGKRSNIEEYRTQARGGKGVFSIKTSKRNGKMMALSLVGDSDELMMVTDKGKLIRTDICGINVISRNTQGVKLINLAQGEKLIGIARLPKEEGDPDGDTCLPPEGEDGDILDDPETDVDFQDIDKDGPKMAR, from the coding sequence ATGATTCAAAACCAAAGCACCAGTATCGAGAAAGAGATGAGGCAGTCTTATCTCGAGTATGCCATGAGTGTCATTATCGGGCGCGCGCTGCCCGATGTCCGGGACGGGTTGAAGCCGGTTCATAGGCGTGTGCTGTATGCCATGCAGCAGCTTCACAATGATTGGAATAAACCCTACAAGAAATCTGCCCGTATCGTGGGCGACGTGATTGGTAAATATCATCCCCACGGGGATTCTGCCGTGTATGACACCATTGTCCGCATGGCCCAGGATTTTTCCCTGCGGTATACCCTGGTGGATGGTCAGGGCAATTTCGGCTCCGTGGACGGCGACTCTCCGGCTGCCATGCGTTATACGGAAATCCGTATGCGCAAGCTCTCCCACCAGATGCTGGCCGATCTGGAAAAAGAGACCGTGGAATTCATCCCCAATTATGATGAAACCATAGAAGAACCTGCGGTGCTTCCCACTAAATTTCCGGCATTGCTGGTCAACGGCTCCTCGGGCATTGCCGTGGGCATGACTACAAACGTGCCGCCCCACAATATCAGCGAAGTCATTGCGGGACTCAAGGCGCTTATTGATAACCCGGACATGGATACACGGGCCTTGATGGCCCATATCCCGGGGCCGGATTTTCCTACCTATGGGCACATTTACGGCACCAAGGGAATTTTTGAAGCCTATGACACCGGCCGGGGCATTATTACCCTGCGGGCCAAAGTCGAGGTGGAGGAGAACAAGAAAAACGGCCAGGAAACCATTGTGGTCACCGAATTGCCTTACCAGGTGAACAAGGCCAAGGTGGTGGAAAAGATCGCCGAACTGGTCCGGGACAAGGTGATCACCGGCGTCTCCTATGTCCGGGATGAATCCGACCGTCAGGGGATGCGTATGGCCATTGGGCTCAAACGCGACCAGATTGCCGAGGTGGTGATCAATCAGCTTTACAAGCACACCAATATGCAGACCAGTTTTGGCATTATTTTTCTGGCTGTGGTCAAAAATCGCCCGGAGCTGCTCTCCCTGAAAGAAATTTTAAACCATTTCATTTCCCACAGGGCCAATGTCATTATCCGGCGTACCCGCTATGATCTGCGTAAAGCCGAAGAACGGGCCCATATCCTGGAGGGATTGAAGGTCGCCCTGGATAATCTGGATGAGGTTGTTGCCCTGATCCGTGCCTCCCAGTCGCCGGAAGAGGCCAGGAACGGTTTAATCACCCGGTTTGAATTGACGGAGATCCAGGCCCAGGCCATTTTGGACATGCGCCTGCAGCGGCTCACCGGACTGGAACGCGAAAAGATCGAAACCGAATACCAGGGGTTGCTCAAGGATATTGCGTGGTATAAGGAGATTCTTGGTTCGGAAACCGTGGTCCGGGGCCTGATCAAAGATGAATTGACTGAACTCAACGAGGAATTTGGTGACGGCCGCCGCACACGCATCGTGGAGAGCACCGCTGAAATTTCCATTGAAGATCTGATTGCCGAAGAAGATATGGTGGTTACGGTGACCCGCAGCGGGTATATCAAGCGTAATCCCATAACCCTTTATGCCAGCCAGCACCGGGGGGGCAAAGGGAAAACCGCCATGGGCACAAAATCCGACGATTTTGTGGAACATCTGTTTGTGGCCTCCACCCACGCCACCTTCCTGTTTATCACCAATTTTGGCAAGGTGTACCAGGCCAAGGTGTATGAACTGCCCATGGCAGGCCGTTCCTCCCTTGGCAAGGCCATTGTGAATTTGCTTAATTTTGACGAGGGAGAAAAACTGGCCACCGTGCTCACCGTGGATGAATTCACGGAGAACCGCTACGTGGTCATGGCCACCAAAAACGGCCGGGTGAAAAAGACGGAATTGATGGCCTATTCCCGGCCCCGGGCAGGGGGGCTGATCGGTGTGAAACTGGCCGAGGGTGATGAACTTATTTCCGCACGTATCACCGACGGCACCCAGGAGATCTTTTTGGGATCCGAGGGCGGCAAGGTCATCCGGTTTAATGAGGAAGATGTTCGTGATGTGGGTCGTGGCTCCATGGGCGTGAGGGGTATGCGTATAGAGGAGGATGCCCGTTTGGTGGGCATGGAAGTGCTTGGCGATGAGGACACGCTGTTAACCGTTACGGAAAATGGGTACGGCAAACGTTCCAACATTGAGGAGTATAGAACCCAGGCCCGTGGCGGAAAAGGTGTTTTTTCCATTAAAACCTCCAAGCGTAACGGTAAAATGATGGCCTTGTCCCTGGTGGGAGACAGTGATGAGTTGATGATGGTGACGGATAAGGGTAAACTGATCCGCACCGATATCTGCGGCATCAATGTCATCTCCAGAAATACCCAGGGGGTCAAACTCATTAACCTGGCCCAGGGAGAAAAACTCATCGGCATTGCCCGGCTCCCCAAAGAGGAGGGTGATCCTGATGGTGATACCTGTTTGCCGCCGGAGGGCGAGGACGGCGACATCTTGGATGATCCGGAAACAGATGTGGATTTCCAGGATATTGACAAGGATGGCCCGAAGATGGCCCGATAG
- a CDS encoding AI-2E family transporter translates to MEQNIFQRAVFFFFLTLFCISIFLVGKVIAPFFASLLLGVVIAGIFRPVFKTLNRYMPARAASVLTCLAVFFIVFIPVVFFVGILSREALGLYNLARDAVFSDTLINFLESTRALERINEFLVKANIHLQISWRELIDPLTEVGKNLGFSLFQQARFLTSNLLNLVFYFCLMLIVVFYMFMDGERFMQYMYDLSPLKDEHDRQLFEKFNDMSGAVLIGNGLGGLIQGVAGGGLFWFFGLNSPFLWGVIMGFLAFLPIVGIGVVMLPTALVFFLKGSLGKGLFIVGFYGMLSWGIEYVFKPKLVGNRVAMHPLVVFFAIIGGLKVYGILGIIYGPLIATLFLTLSDIYFSTFQSMVEPGKGMLDSWPDQ, encoded by the coding sequence TTGGAGCAAAATATTTTTCAGCGGGCAGTGTTCTTTTTTTTTCTGACGCTGTTTTGCATATCCATATTTCTTGTGGGAAAAGTGATTGCCCCGTTCTTTGCAAGCCTGCTTCTTGGTGTCGTCATTGCCGGTATTTTCAGACCCGTATTTAAAACCTTGAATAGATACATGCCTGCACGGGCGGCTTCTGTTCTCACCTGTCTGGCTGTCTTTTTCATTGTCTTTATTCCGGTTGTCTTTTTTGTGGGGATATTGTCCAGGGAAGCATTGGGGCTTTACAATCTGGCCAGGGATGCGGTGTTTTCCGACACACTGATCAATTTTCTGGAGAGCACCCGGGCCCTTGAGCGAATTAACGAATTTTTAGTCAAGGCAAATATTCACCTCCAGATCTCCTGGCGTGAACTGATTGATCCATTGACCGAGGTTGGAAAGAATTTAGGCTTTTCCCTGTTCCAGCAGGCCAGGTTTTTGACCTCCAACCTGTTGAATCTGGTTTTTTATTTTTGCCTGATGCTCATTGTGGTTTTCTACATGTTCATGGATGGCGAACGGTTCATGCAGTACATGTACGATTTGTCCCCGCTCAAGGATGAGCATGACCGCCAGTTGTTCGAAAAGTTTAATGATATGTCCGGTGCCGTGCTCATCGGCAACGGATTGGGCGGATTGATCCAGGGGGTGGCCGGCGGCGGTCTCTTCTGGTTTTTTGGACTGAACTCCCCCTTTTTGTGGGGGGTGATCATGGGATTTCTGGCGTTTTTGCCCATTGTGGGCATTGGCGTGGTCATGCTGCCTACGGCCTTGGTGTTTTTTTTGAAGGGCAGCCTGGGAAAAGGCCTTTTTATTGTTGGATTTTATGGCATGCTGTCATGGGGGATTGAGTATGTTTTTAAACCCAAGCTGGTGGGCAACAGAGTGGCCATGCATCCCCTTGTTGTGTTTTTTGCTATCATTGGCGGTTTGAAAGTATATGGAATTTTAGGTATAATTTACGGACCTTTGATTGCAACGTTGTTTTTAACCCTTTCTGATATTTATTTTTCCACATTTCAGTCCATGGTGGAACCTGGCAAAGGGATGCTGGATTCATGGCCCGATCAATAA